A genomic window from Brevibacillus agri includes:
- a CDS encoding aminotransferase class I/II-fold pyridoxal phosphate-dependent enzyme, with protein sequence MRLETKLIQAGVGRDEKTGAVSFPVYYATAYRHPALGQSTGFDYTRTANPTRTVLEEAIAEAESGDAGFACASGMAAVHTVMGLFSQGDHLIVSLDLYGGTYRLFEQVLSRYGLSFTYVDLRDLEAVHNALRAETKAIFVETPTNPLMQITDLRQIAGLAKQHGLLTIVDNTFMTPYCQRPLELGADIVLHSATKYLGGHNDVLAGLIVTKGEELSEKIRFLHNSIGAVLGPQDSWLLVRGMKTLALRMERHQTNALAVAKKLQEHPAVAEVFYPGLQEHPGHAIQASQASGYSGMVSFRVRSAEQVGLFLQNLRIVSFAESLGGVESLCTYPATQTHADIPLEVREYVGVCDRLLRLSVGIEHPEDLIADLFQALDASLVVGGAAR encoded by the coding sequence ATGAGACTGGAAACAAAATTGATTCAAGCAGGCGTAGGCAGAGATGAAAAAACAGGGGCGGTCAGCTTTCCTGTCTACTATGCCACCGCATATCGCCACCCGGCATTGGGGCAGAGCACAGGCTTTGACTATACACGCACGGCCAATCCGACCCGCACGGTTTTGGAAGAAGCCATCGCCGAGGCAGAATCGGGCGATGCGGGCTTTGCCTGCGCATCGGGAATGGCGGCGGTTCATACGGTCATGGGGCTGTTTTCCCAGGGAGATCATCTCATTGTGTCGCTCGATTTGTACGGAGGGACGTATCGCTTGTTTGAGCAGGTGCTTTCCCGCTACGGCCTGTCTTTTACGTACGTAGACTTGCGCGACCTGGAAGCGGTGCATAACGCGCTGCGAGCCGAGACAAAGGCGATCTTCGTCGAGACGCCGACGAATCCGCTCATGCAGATTACCGATCTTCGCCAAATCGCCGGGCTGGCAAAGCAGCATGGACTTTTGACGATAGTCGACAACACGTTCATGACCCCTTATTGTCAACGCCCGCTGGAGCTTGGCGCAGATATCGTGTTGCACAGTGCGACGAAGTACTTGGGTGGCCACAACGATGTACTGGCCGGACTGATCGTGACAAAAGGCGAGGAGTTGTCGGAAAAAATCCGGTTTTTGCATAATTCCATCGGAGCGGTATTGGGTCCACAAGATAGCTGGCTGTTGGTACGCGGAATGAAGACATTGGCGCTGCGCATGGAAAGACATCAGACAAACGCGCTCGCGGTTGCAAAAAAGCTGCAGGAGCATCCGGCTGTCGCCGAAGTGTTTTACCCAGGGCTGCAAGAACACCCCGGGCATGCCATCCAGGCGAGCCAGGCAAGCGGTTATAGCGGTATGGTTTCATTCCGGGTACGGTCTGCGGAGCAGGTGGGCTTGTTTTTGCAAAATCTGCGCATCGTTTCTTTTGCGGAAAGCCTTGGCGGCGTCGAGTCGTTGTGTACGTATCCGGCGACACAGACCCACGCTGACATTCCGCTGGAAGTACGGGAGTATGTCGGCGTTTGTGACCGATTGCTGAGGCTGTCGGTCGGGATTGAGCATCCGGAAGACTTGATCGCTGATCTGTTTCAGGCTTTGGACGCAAGTCTTGTCGTTGGGGGGGCTGCGCGATGA
- a CDS encoding trans-sulfuration enzyme family protein, translated as MNFATKVLHGSTCIDPFTGASSVPIYQASTFHQFDLDQPGTYDYARSGNPTRHALEEAIAALEGGARGFAFSSGMAAISSVFMLFSAGDHIVVAEDVYGGTFRFLTRVLSRMGISVTFVDATQTEAVREAITPATKGVYLETPSNPTLKVTDIAAVSAVAKEHGLLVIVDNTFLTPYYQRPLELGADVVIHSATKFIGGHSDVVAGLAVTRDAALGEQLYLIQNGMGAILGVQDCWLVMRGLKTLKARLDVSTKSAGILAEWLSTHPGVSRVYYTGLADHPGHLVQQQQASGHGAVLSFDVGSRERAKALFDRVKLPIVAVSLGAVETILSYPVMMSHAAMPAAEREARGITDGLIRLSAGLEDVDDLLADLKQVLDALPPLSSVQSQQSVQPQQKEAFSRA; from the coding sequence ATGAATTTCGCAACGAAGGTTTTGCATGGCTCTACTTGCATCGATCCGTTCACAGGGGCGTCGTCGGTTCCGATTTACCAGGCTTCCACGTTTCACCAGTTTGATCTCGACCAGCCAGGCACGTATGACTACGCCCGTTCCGGCAATCCGACCAGACACGCGCTGGAGGAAGCGATTGCCGCTCTCGAAGGCGGCGCGCGCGGCTTTGCTTTCTCGTCCGGCATGGCGGCGATCTCCAGCGTGTTCATGCTGTTTTCGGCTGGCGACCATATCGTAGTCGCGGAGGACGTGTACGGCGGCACCTTCCGCTTTTTGACCCGCGTGCTGTCGAGAATGGGCATTTCCGTTACGTTTGTCGATGCGACCCAGACAGAGGCCGTGCGGGAGGCGATTACTCCGGCGACCAAGGGAGTGTATCTGGAAACGCCGTCCAATCCGACGCTGAAAGTGACCGACATCGCGGCGGTGTCAGCCGTTGCGAAGGAGCACGGGCTGCTCGTCATTGTCGACAATACGTTTTTGACGCCGTACTATCAGCGGCCGCTGGAGCTGGGGGCGGACGTCGTCATCCACAGCGCGACCAAGTTTATCGGCGGCCACAGCGACGTGGTTGCCGGGCTGGCAGTGACGCGCGACGCCGCGCTCGGCGAGCAACTGTACCTGATCCAGAACGGCATGGGCGCGATTCTTGGGGTACAGGATTGCTGGCTCGTCATGCGCGGGCTGAAAACGCTCAAGGCACGTCTGGATGTCAGCACAAAGTCGGCAGGGATTCTCGCGGAGTGGCTGTCCACGCACCCTGGCGTGAGCCGCGTTTACTACACGGGCTTGGCTGACCATCCGGGGCATCTCGTCCAGCAACAGCAAGCAAGCGGCCACGGTGCGGTTCTGTCGTTCGATGTAGGGAGCCGTGAGCGAGCCAAGGCGTTGTTTGACCGGGTGAAGCTGCCGATTGTGGCAGTGAGCCTGGGGGCTGTCGAGACGATCTTGTCGTATCCGGTGATGATGTCGCATGCGGCGATGCCCGCAGCGGAGCGGGAAGCGCGCGGCATTACCGATGGCTTGATCCGGTTGTCCGCAGGGTTGGAGGACGTGGACGACTTGCTCGCGGACTTGAAGCAGGTACTGGACGCATTGCCGCCGCTGAGTTCGGTTCAGTCACAACAATCCGTCCAGCCGCAACAAAAAGAGGCATTCTCCCGGGCGTAA
- a CDS encoding YhcN/YlaJ family sporulation lipoprotein: MRMKRMIIGCLGASLLLSGCMSNNKPPANQAAPQPNQQVPHTQRVQQTAPEPAYNQSSQATADRLVQLATRVKKVNGATAVVIGKIAVVGIDVDAHLDRPEVGVIKYTVAEAMKEDPQGANAIVTADPDIVQRLKEMAADIRRGHPISGFAEELADIVGRIIPQLPRDVRQREETPSQENEQRINKDGRATPQGNDKINVNRTGAP; encoded by the coding sequence ATGCGTATGAAACGGATGATTATCGGCTGCCTGGGCGCCAGCCTGCTTTTGTCTGGATGCATGTCGAACAACAAGCCGCCAGCCAATCAGGCTGCCCCACAGCCCAACCAGCAAGTGCCTCATACCCAGCGCGTCCAGCAAACGGCCCCGGAACCAGCTTACAACCAATCTTCGCAAGCGACGGCCGACCGGCTTGTGCAACTGGCTACCCGTGTGAAAAAGGTCAACGGTGCGACTGCGGTCGTCATCGGCAAGATCGCTGTCGTCGGGATTGATGTGGATGCCCATCTCGATCGGCCCGAGGTCGGCGTCATCAAGTACACCGTTGCCGAAGCGATGAAAGAAGACCCGCAGGGCGCAAACGCAATCGTGACAGCCGATCCGGACATCGTCCAGCGCCTGAAGGAAATGGCTGCGGACATTCGCCGGGGCCACCCGATCTCGGGCTTCGCCGAGGAGTTGGCTGACATCGTCGGCCGCATCATTCCACAGTTGCCGCGCGACGTAAGGCAGCGGGAGGAAACGCCCTCGCAGGAAAATGAACAGCGCATCAACAAAGACGGCCGCGCGACACCGCAAGGAAACGACAAGATCAACGTAAACCGCACAGGCGCACCATAA
- a CDS encoding PhoH family protein, whose translation MKKIYVLDTNVLLQDPRAMFSFADNEIVIPAVVLEEIDSKKRYMDEIGRNARYVSRLFDSFRELGHLHKGITLETGGLFRVELNHSSLHQLQKQFTEMTNDNRILAVALNLQEEENQSPQPRPVILVSKDALMRVKADALNISAEDFLSDRVVGEFSSIYTGYQKMLVASEIIKTYYATRKLHLASCFPRYRFYPHQFLVLKDECNPSISAIGKVDPDGKTLEMLVSDDDPIWGIRARNVQQRMATDLLLRDDIPLVTMTGKAGTGKTLLALAAGLLQIEDQQKYKKLLVARPIVPLGKDIGYLPGEKEEKLRPWMQPIYDNLEYLFNTKRPGDLDKILAGMGSLQVEALTYIRGRSIPGQFIIIDEAQNLTKHEVKTILTRVGDGSKIVLMGDPEQIDHPYLDESNNGLTYVVEVFKDQKLAGHIRLEKGERSVLAQLAADLL comes from the coding sequence TTGAAGAAAATCTACGTACTGGACACCAACGTACTCCTGCAAGATCCACGGGCGATGTTCTCTTTCGCTGACAACGAAATTGTCATACCCGCTGTGGTGTTGGAAGAAATCGATTCCAAAAAGCGGTACATGGATGAAATTGGCCGCAACGCTCGGTACGTATCGCGGCTCTTTGACAGTTTTCGTGAGCTGGGTCATTTGCACAAAGGCATTACCCTGGAGACAGGCGGGCTATTTCGGGTGGAGCTGAACCATTCCTCGCTTCATCAACTGCAAAAGCAATTTACGGAAATGACCAATGACAACCGCATTTTGGCGGTCGCACTTAATCTGCAGGAGGAGGAGAACCAATCCCCACAGCCCAGACCCGTCATATTGGTTAGCAAGGATGCGCTCATGCGTGTGAAGGCAGATGCCTTGAACATTTCGGCAGAAGATTTTCTCTCCGATCGCGTAGTGGGGGAATTTTCCAGCATCTACACGGGTTATCAAAAAATGCTGGTCGCCTCGGAGATCATCAAGACGTACTACGCGACGAGAAAACTGCACTTGGCCTCCTGTTTCCCTCGCTACCGCTTTTATCCGCATCAGTTTCTCGTACTGAAGGACGAATGCAACCCGTCCATTTCTGCCATCGGAAAAGTGGACCCCGATGGAAAAACGCTGGAAATGCTTGTTTCAGACGACGATCCGATTTGGGGCATCCGGGCCCGAAACGTGCAGCAACGGATGGCAACCGATCTCTTGCTGCGAGATGATATCCCGCTGGTGACCATGACGGGCAAAGCGGGGACAGGAAAGACGTTGCTGGCGCTGGCAGCGGGGCTGCTGCAGATCGAAGACCAGCAAAAGTACAAAAAACTGTTAGTGGCACGACCTATCGTTCCTTTAGGAAAAGACATCGGTTATTTGCCCGGCGAGAAAGAAGAAAAACTGCGGCCGTGGATGCAACCGATTTATGATAATCTGGAATATTTGTTCAACACGAAGCGACCAGGCGATCTCGATAAAATTTTGGCGGGGATGGGCAGTCTGCAAGTCGAGGCGTTGACGTATATTCGCGGTCGTTCCATTCCCGGGCAGTTCATCATTATTGACGAGGCGCAAAACTTGACGAAGCACGAGGTGAAAACGATCCTGACGCGGGTAGGGGACGGCTCGAAAATCGTCCTGATGGGCGATCCGGAACAGATCGACCATCCGTACCTGGACGAAAGCAACAACGGACTGACGTACGTGGTCGAGGTGTTCAAGGATCAGAAGCTGGCCGGGCACATTCGCCTGGAAAAAGGCGAGCGCAGCGTGCTTGCCCAGTTGGCTGCCGATTTGTTGTAA
- a CDS encoding DinB family protein: protein MQDYSFVWNQYDLIRGLFLEDVTKTTEEEADIVPEGFKNNIRWNIGHILLTQDYLLLGPAKMNCPPSYAAMFSPGTKPADWQGNIPSLETLAAQLKEQHARIKEQFQSRLNESLPKPFELGDKGVMHTYGEIMVFTLFHEGMHIGMISSLRKAIAAAKA from the coding sequence ATGCAGGATTATTCATTCGTTTGGAATCAATACGATTTGATTCGCGGCCTGTTTTTGGAGGACGTGACCAAGACGACTGAGGAGGAGGCTGACATCGTTCCGGAAGGATTTAAAAACAACATCCGCTGGAATATCGGCCATATTTTGCTCACGCAAGATTATTTGCTGCTTGGACCAGCCAAAATGAACTGTCCTCCGTCCTACGCGGCTATGTTTAGCCCAGGGACAAAACCGGCAGACTGGCAGGGAAACATCCCTTCCCTGGAAACGTTGGCTGCCCAGTTGAAGGAGCAGCATGCTCGCATCAAGGAGCAATTCCAATCCCGGCTGAACGAGTCGCTCCCGAAGCCGTTTGAACTGGGAGACAAGGGTGTTATGCACACGTATGGCGAAATCATGGTCTTCACCCTGTTCCACGAAGGCATGCACATCGGCATGATCTCTTCCTTGCGCAAGGCGATTGCCGCAGCCAAAGCCTAG
- a CDS encoding MBL fold metallo-hydrolase: MSDQQLAIQSFALGGFQTNAYVLTNTDTEETIVIDPGMEPARLLQAISGKNVVAILLTHAHLDHIGGLNQVRALTKAPVYIHPLEQEWLTNPDLNGSSRWGLPEPIVCDRAEHELADGQMLQLAGFDIQVLHTPGHSPGSCSFVIGKHCFGGDVLFAQSIGRTDLPGGDYETLMISIQDKLFELDDDTIVYPGHGPKTTIDYEKTYNPFVTGMLR, encoded by the coding sequence ATGAGCGACCAACAGCTTGCCATCCAATCTTTTGCCTTGGGAGGCTTTCAAACAAACGCCTACGTCCTGACCAACACGGATACAGAAGAGACGATTGTCATTGACCCCGGCATGGAGCCAGCGCGGCTTTTGCAGGCGATTTCCGGCAAAAACGTCGTGGCGATCCTTTTGACACACGCCCACCTCGACCATATCGGCGGACTGAACCAGGTGCGCGCGCTGACAAAAGCGCCCGTGTACATCCATCCGCTGGAACAGGAGTGGCTGACCAATCCCGATCTCAACGGTTCCAGCCGCTGGGGGCTGCCTGAGCCGATCGTGTGCGATCGCGCCGAGCACGAACTGGCTGACGGGCAGATGCTGCAGCTCGCCGGATTTGACATCCAGGTGCTGCACACGCCGGGACATTCGCCAGGAAGCTGTTCGTTTGTGATCGGCAAGCATTGCTTTGGCGGTGATGTACTGTTTGCGCAGAGCATTGGCCGGACCGATTTGCCCGGGGGCGATTACGAGACGCTGATGATTAGCATCCAAGACAAGCTGTTTGAGCTGGATGACGACACGATCGTCTACCCGGGGCACGGCCCGAAGACGACGATTGACTACGAAAAAACGTACAATCCGTTTGTAACGGGCATGCTACGGTAA
- a CDS encoding CapA family protein — MKQAWSKWVIITAVGCMSLVGCVPPAAPDHEASKAPVQHVTPSEPATPQPPQDEPAADTEANPPAPPPEQAPSRFPEQRISLLAVGDIMVHQEQMDAVWNPATKTYDFNKFFPYVTPLFQEADWVIGNLETTMSGSQARYSGYPMFNSPESLAQTLKEVGFTAVTTANNHSMDRKEQGVLQTIKYLDQAGILHTGTFASAEERNEPLLLTKDGFTLALLSYTYGTNGIPVPPKKPYLVNLIAPELMKQDIARAKENGADLVAVALHFGVEYQRLPNAEQIRTAELCLTYGADLILGAHPHVVQPYEWKTVTREDGTEHTGLIAYSLGNFVSAQRWDYKDVGAILKLTLHKDESGKASIEQAELLPTYVHFFRKNNKRNYVIYPVNETLAGLMRGEKYPTLTKEAIQYMTRLQKEMSVHVNTAVSGKKAS, encoded by the coding sequence ATGAAGCAAGCATGGAGCAAGTGGGTCATCATCACAGCGGTCGGCTGTATGAGCCTGGTCGGGTGCGTCCCGCCGGCAGCCCCGGATCACGAAGCTTCCAAGGCTCCTGTCCAGCATGTGACCCCATCTGAGCCCGCCACGCCGCAGCCGCCACAAGACGAGCCTGCCGCCGACACGGAAGCAAATCCGCCCGCCCCTCCCCCGGAACAGGCGCCTTCGCGTTTTCCGGAACAGCGAATCTCGCTGCTCGCTGTCGGGGACATCATGGTTCACCAGGAGCAAATGGATGCCGTCTGGAACCCTGCGACCAAAACCTATGACTTCAACAAGTTTTTCCCTTATGTCACGCCACTGTTTCAAGAGGCGGACTGGGTGATCGGCAACCTGGAAACGACGATGAGCGGCAGCCAGGCCCGCTATTCGGGATACCCGATGTTCAATTCCCCGGAATCTTTGGCGCAAACGTTGAAGGAAGTAGGTTTTACCGCAGTAACGACTGCGAACAATCACTCGATGGATCGCAAGGAGCAGGGGGTACTGCAGACGATCAAATACTTGGATCAGGCAGGAATTTTGCACACGGGGACGTTTGCCAGCGCCGAGGAACGCAACGAGCCGCTTCTCTTGACCAAGGACGGCTTTACGCTCGCCCTGCTGTCCTATACGTACGGGACGAACGGCATTCCCGTTCCGCCAAAGAAGCCGTACCTCGTGAACCTGATCGCGCCTGAGCTGATGAAGCAAGACATTGCCCGGGCGAAGGAAAACGGAGCGGACCTGGTCGCCGTGGCGCTGCACTTCGGCGTCGAGTACCAGCGGCTGCCCAATGCGGAGCAAATTCGGACAGCCGAGCTGTGCCTGACGTACGGGGCCGATCTGATTTTGGGCGCTCACCCTCATGTCGTGCAGCCGTACGAGTGGAAGACGGTCACGCGGGAGGACGGTACAGAGCACACAGGACTGATTGCGTATTCGCTTGGCAACTTCGTCTCGGCCCAGCGCTGGGATTACAAGGACGTGGGCGCGATTCTCAAGCTCACCTTGCACAAGGACGAGTCCGGAAAAGCGAGTATTGAACAGGCGGAGCTGCTTCCGACCTACGTTCATTTTTTCCGCAAAAACAACAAGCGCAATTACGTGATTTATCCCGTGAATGAAACGCTGGCAGGGCTTATGCGCGGGGAAAAATATCCGACCCTCACCAAAGAAGCGATCCAGTACATGACCCGTTTGCAAAAGGAGATGTCGGTTCACGTGAATACGGCTGTCTCCGGAAAAAAAGCCAGCTAA
- a CDS encoding class I SAM-dependent methyltransferase, with amino-acid sequence MDIIAQIRHEIESQEGRAISFSRFMELALYHDAYGYYMSDLPKVGKDGDFFTSATVHAVFGETLADAVSELWRAAGIKQPVLVEIGGGTGSLCSSMLGRIRESAPDVYKRLKVVLIEASPYHRRRQEEALREHEVEKVWHASLADAACGEAVEGVVLSNEWLDAFPVHVAERTKTGWQEVAVTCKEGQFCEVLREPTAPLLAALAEIDAALPIPAGMRIEVNLGLKQAAQEVGRLLAKGFVVTIDYGDRQEELYHPSRKKGTLMCYYRHQAHDNPYIHVGEQDITAHVNFSAWSRYGEAAGLQEVCYMRQDKFLLQCGLLHKAVAHQDTDPFTSKAMKRNRAILQLIDPAGLGGRFRVMVQQKGMEPNAAALPAFFRQ; translated from the coding sequence ATGGATATCATCGCACAGATTCGCCACGAAATCGAAAGCCAGGAGGGACGCGCCATTTCGTTTTCGCGCTTTATGGAGCTGGCTCTCTATCACGACGCCTATGGCTATTATATGTCGGACTTGCCCAAGGTAGGCAAAGATGGCGATTTTTTTACCAGCGCGACGGTACACGCGGTGTTTGGAGAAACATTGGCGGATGCGGTGAGCGAGCTGTGGCGCGCAGCGGGGATAAAGCAGCCCGTGCTCGTCGAAATCGGCGGAGGTACCGGCTCCTTGTGCAGCAGCATGCTGGGACGAATACGCGAGAGTGCGCCGGACGTGTACAAACGGTTGAAAGTCGTTCTCATCGAAGCAAGCCCTTATCACCGGAGAAGACAGGAGGAAGCGCTGCGCGAGCATGAGGTGGAAAAGGTGTGGCACGCTTCGCTTGCGGATGCCGCTTGCGGAGAAGCAGTAGAAGGCGTCGTCCTGTCCAACGAATGGCTCGATGCCTTTCCCGTTCACGTGGCCGAGCGGACGAAGACAGGCTGGCAGGAAGTAGCGGTGACTTGCAAAGAGGGGCAATTTTGCGAGGTGCTGCGGGAGCCGACCGCGCCATTGCTCGCTGCTCTGGCTGAAATAGACGCGGCTCTGCCGATTCCGGCAGGCATGCGGATCGAGGTGAACCTGGGGCTGAAACAGGCGGCGCAAGAAGTAGGGCGCCTCTTGGCAAAAGGCTTTGTCGTGACGATTGATTACGGCGATCGCCAGGAAGAGCTGTACCACCCGAGCCGAAAAAAAGGGACGCTGATGTGCTACTACCGCCACCAGGCCCACGACAATCCGTACATCCACGTCGGGGAGCAGGATATTACCGCGCACGTCAACTTTTCCGCCTGGAGCCGCTATGGAGAAGCAGCAGGCTTGCAGGAGGTTTGCTACATGCGCCAGGACAAGTTTTTGCTGCAATGCGGGCTGCTGCACAAAGCGGTTGCGCACCAGGATACGGACCCGTTTACAAGCAAGGCGATGAAGCGCAACCGGGCGATTTTGCAACTGATCGACCCAGCCGGATTGGGCGGCCGCTTCCGGGTCATGGTACAGCAAAAAGGCATGGAGCCGAATGCCGCTGCCTTGCCTGCGTTTTTCCGCCAATAA
- a CDS encoding DUF2626 domain-containing protein, translating to MDRMYRVLGFWTIVIALMAFWGGLYPMSLIFFGLTAFFVALSYMSLTERVYINIFFGFMFLSFVGFTYYTFFVMPVGGQEHAFMQLMM from the coding sequence ATGGATCGTATGTATCGCGTTCTCGGTTTTTGGACCATTGTAATCGCGCTGATGGCGTTCTGGGGCGGTCTGTACCCGATGTCGCTCATCTTCTTCGGTCTTACTGCATTCTTTGTAGCGTTGAGCTACATGAGCCTGACTGAACGAGTGTATATCAACATTTTCTTCGGCTTCATGTTCCTGTCTTTTGTAGGGTTCACGTACTACACCTTCTTCGTGATGCCTGTAGGCGGACAAGAACACGCTTTCATGCAACTGATGATGTAA
- a CDS encoding helix-turn-helix transcriptional regulator, with protein MDQDAQKLTSALADPTRFSIYQFVAYSKEPITVQDVADHFAIHPNVARLHLTKLEDVNLLTAVSDKSGKGGRPSRLYSLSEQVVSLQFPPRDYQLLADIAIESLLSLGEAGEAALIHMGHRIGTEMAKRAIVQSGLNLQTATLEEKLHLIHRLVVAQGLRPDIEKLEDGKLRFRVNNCTFSDTAKKYPSAVCQMHNALLMGIFETYLGNIELREDDSMIRGCKSCNYTVIQF; from the coding sequence ATGGACCAAGATGCGCAGAAGTTAACCAGTGCTTTGGCAGACCCCACCCGTTTTTCCATTTACCAGTTTGTCGCGTACAGCAAAGAGCCCATCACGGTTCAGGACGTCGCAGACCACTTTGCCATTCACCCGAATGTAGCGCGCCTGCACCTGACCAAGCTGGAGGACGTGAATCTGCTCACGGCCGTCTCGGACAAAAGCGGCAAAGGAGGACGTCCCAGTCGATTGTATTCACTGTCTGAACAGGTGGTGAGCCTGCAGTTCCCACCGCGCGACTATCAGTTGCTGGCCGATATCGCGATCGAAAGTCTGCTGTCGCTCGGTGAGGCGGGCGAAGCCGCTCTTATCCATATGGGGCATCGCATTGGTACAGAGATGGCGAAACGGGCGATTGTCCAAAGCGGATTGAATTTGCAAACGGCTACGTTGGAAGAAAAATTGCACCTGATCCATCGCCTCGTCGTGGCTCAGGGATTGAGACCGGACATTGAAAAGCTGGAAGACGGCAAGCTTCGTTTTCGCGTAAACAACTGCACGTTTTCCGACACCGCCAAGAAATATCCGAGCGCTGTCTGCCAGATGCACAACGCTCTTTTGATGGGAATATTCGAAACGTACTTAGGGAACATTGAATTACGTGAGGATGACTCCATGATTCGGGGCTGCAAATCGTGCAACTATACGGTCATCCAGTTCTGA
- a CDS encoding Spx/MgsR family RNA polymerase-binding regulatory protein: protein MAVAERTRTQKLTFFTYPSCTSCRKAKAWLAENGVNYEERHLFKNPPTAEELLDIIKMTTNGLDEILSTRSQRFKNLDVDINDMSVKELLEMLSEEPQLLKRPILTDGENLIVGFNSSAMKNLLS, encoded by the coding sequence ATGGCAGTTGCTGAGCGTACACGAACACAAAAATTGACGTTTTTCACGTATCCGAGCTGCACATCCTGTCGCAAAGCCAAAGCTTGGCTGGCAGAGAATGGCGTCAACTACGAAGAGCGTCACCTGTTCAAAAATCCACCGACAGCCGAAGAGCTGCTCGACATCATTAAAATGACGACAAACGGACTCGACGAAATTTTGTCGACCAGAAGCCAGCGCTTCAAAAACTTGGATGTGGACATCAACGACATGTCTGTAAAAGAGCTGCTGGAGATGCTGAGCGAAGAGCCGCAGCTCCTGAAGCGTCCGATTCTCACCGATGGCGAGAATCTGATCGTCGGCTTCAATTCATCCGCCATGAAAAACTTGTTGTCGTAA
- a CDS encoding enoyl-CoA hydratase/isomerase family protein yields the protein MDTLLIRKEAGIATITLNRPHVHNAISMELVDELHEVLADCQADPQVKVLVITGTGKSFVSGGDLNQFIAARGRAQAHPLLSKVADLLSSIDRCTKPVIAMVNGAAVGGGCEFAGACHFRFASEQALFGFVQISMHITTGWGGGSRLLDLLPESKALALLLAGERLSAQQAKAYGFVDEVYPHEQLADAVYAFAQKIAAQPLVGIEAYMQLVRWKREGLVREERIRREVDQCAQLWGSPEHVSVVQKFLTKQ from the coding sequence ATGGATACGTTACTGATCCGAAAAGAAGCAGGGATTGCCACGATTACGCTGAACCGTCCGCACGTACATAACGCCATCAGCATGGAGCTGGTCGACGAGCTGCACGAGGTGCTGGCCGATTGCCAGGCCGATCCGCAGGTGAAGGTGCTCGTCATCACGGGCACAGGCAAAAGCTTTGTATCCGGCGGCGACCTGAACCAGTTCATTGCGGCGCGAGGGCGTGCGCAAGCGCATCCGCTGCTCAGCAAAGTGGCGGATCTGCTGTCTTCTATCGACCGATGCACGAAACCGGTCATCGCGATGGTGAACGGTGCGGCGGTAGGCGGCGGTTGCGAATTTGCCGGGGCGTGCCATTTCCGCTTCGCCAGCGAGCAGGCGCTGTTTGGCTTCGTCCAGATCAGCATGCATATTACGACTGGCTGGGGCGGAGGCAGCCGGCTTTTGGACCTGCTCCCTGAGTCAAAGGCACTGGCTCTTTTGCTCGCCGGGGAAAGGCTTTCTGCACAGCAGGCCAAGGCTTACGGCTTCGTCGACGAAGTCTATCCGCACGAGCAGCTTGCGGACGCCGTTTACGCCTTTGCGCAAAAAATCGCGGCGCAGCCGCTTGTCGGGATCGAGGCGTACATGCAACTCGTCCGCTGGAAGCGGGAAGGGCTCGTGCGCGAGGAGCGCATCAGGCGGGAAGTCGATCAGTGCGCACAGCTCTGGGGCAGTCCCGAACACGTGTCCGTCGTGCAAAAGTTCCTCACCAAGCAGTAG